A region from the Paenarthrobacter aurescens genome encodes:
- a CDS encoding ABC transporter ATP-binding protein, which produces MTTNPRNIPDRTDTEQPVLKIDRLQVTFATDGGDVHAVKDVSLNVGAGEVLAIVGESGSGKTVTAKTILGLLPETAISSGAVVINGNNVISVSPHTLRKIRGRDVAMVFQEPSTALNPVFTVGWQIAEGIRAHSTDGRRISAKEAKHRATEALRKVGIPDPETRVNYYPHQFSGGQKQRVVIAAALALNPGLIVADEPTTALDVTVQAEILQLLRDLRDNYGTSIVLITHNMGVVADLADRVVVMYQGDVVEEAPARVLFAEPRQEYTRNLLAAVPHLGRNSASEGARGRLHQEGKILVEAKNLTIEYPGRFGRHGFKAVDDVSFTVSENEVFGLVGESGSGKSTIGRAIAGLTRTTGGSLKVLGYEMLDFKERTFRPLRKEIGFVFQDPAASFNPHLTIGECVAEPLLIHTKPGAAEARKKVGELLESVQLPASYAERYPHELSGGQRQRASLARSLALNPRLLIADEPTSALDVSVQAKVLDLFKDIQEQYGFAALFISHDLAVVDMLSHWVGVLYKGRLVEQGIGNHVMGSPQHDYTKKLIASLPVPDPDEQARRREAHRSLLGS; this is translated from the coding sequence ATGACCACCAATCCTCGAAACATTCCAGACCGGACAGACACCGAACAACCGGTACTGAAGATTGATCGCCTTCAGGTCACTTTCGCCACAGACGGCGGGGACGTTCATGCCGTCAAGGATGTGAGCCTGAATGTTGGAGCCGGTGAAGTTCTAGCCATAGTGGGTGAATCCGGTTCCGGCAAAACAGTCACGGCCAAGACCATCCTGGGACTGCTTCCGGAAACGGCTATCAGCTCCGGCGCCGTGGTGATCAACGGCAATAATGTCATCAGTGTCAGCCCACACACCCTCCGCAAAATCCGTGGCCGCGATGTGGCCATGGTGTTCCAGGAACCGTCCACGGCTTTGAACCCGGTTTTCACAGTGGGCTGGCAGATAGCAGAAGGCATCCGGGCGCACTCCACCGATGGGCGGCGCATCTCGGCAAAGGAAGCCAAACACCGGGCAACCGAGGCGCTGAGAAAAGTGGGCATCCCTGATCCCGAAACGCGGGTCAACTATTACCCGCACCAGTTCTCCGGTGGCCAGAAACAGCGTGTGGTCATCGCCGCGGCGCTGGCGCTCAACCCGGGGCTGATCGTGGCGGACGAGCCCACCACAGCTCTGGACGTTACGGTTCAAGCCGAAATCCTGCAGCTCCTGCGCGATTTGAGGGACAACTACGGAACCTCAATAGTCCTCATCACGCACAACATGGGAGTTGTTGCAGACCTCGCGGACCGTGTTGTGGTCATGTACCAGGGCGATGTTGTGGAGGAAGCCCCAGCAAGGGTCCTGTTTGCCGAACCCCGGCAGGAGTACACCAGGAACCTGTTGGCAGCAGTGCCGCATCTTGGACGCAACTCAGCATCGGAAGGCGCCCGCGGCCGGCTGCACCAGGAAGGCAAGATCCTGGTGGAAGCAAAGAACCTCACTATCGAATATCCCGGCCGTTTTGGCAGGCACGGATTCAAGGCCGTGGACGATGTCAGCTTCACAGTCTCCGAAAATGAGGTCTTTGGACTGGTGGGCGAGTCCGGCTCGGGTAAGTCGACCATTGGACGGGCCATAGCCGGTCTGACCCGGACCACCGGGGGCAGCCTGAAGGTCCTGGGGTACGAGATGCTGGACTTTAAGGAGCGCACTTTCCGTCCGCTGCGCAAGGAGATCGGCTTTGTGTTCCAGGATCCGGCCGCATCCTTCAACCCGCACCTGACCATCGGTGAGTGCGTCGCAGAACCGTTGCTTATCCACACCAAGCCTGGTGCGGCTGAGGCGAGGAAAAAGGTAGGTGAGCTGCTCGAATCAGTCCAGTTGCCGGCGTCGTACGCTGAACGCTACCCGCACGAGCTCTCCGGTGGGCAGCGGCAGCGCGCGTCCCTGGCCAGGTCCCTGGCGCTCAACCCGAGGCTCTTGATCGCCGACGAACCCACGTCCGCCCTTGATGTCTCGGTGCAGGCAAAAGTGCTGGACCTCTTCAAGGACATCCAGGAGCAGTACGGCTTTGCAGCCCTCTTCATCAGCCACGACCTCGCGGTAGTGGACATGTTGTCCCACTGGGTTGGCGTCCTGTACAAGGGCCGGCTGGTTGAGCAGGGGATCGGCAATCATGTGATGGGCTCACCGCAACACGACTACACCAAGAAACTCATCGCCTCGCTGCCGGTGCCGGATCCGGATGAACAAGCACGACGGCGGGAAGCGCACCGCTCGCTGCTGGGTAGTTGA